Sequence from the Eurosta solidaginis isolate ZX-2024a chromosome X, ASM4086904v1, whole genome shotgun sequence genome:
gtgttagtcggtacgttgataatgtgtaacatttcaagagtgaatcgtttactgtagtgttgttcttgttgcagtattttggtctcgtcaaagttaggtatgtgcccactagctgtacagtgtgccataagtgctgttttctggttattttgttgatggcattgttttagatcggatttatgttgtgatagtcttgtttttagtttggacttagttgtaccgacataaatactattgcaagcttcctcaaccttgcctttacagggaattttatacacaacgttgcttttgtccatatttggtatggttgacttcgttttattgaaaaattgttttaaagtattgtacggcttatgtgctatttttgtgttatccttgttgtaacaatcagatttaaccaaacgttctgataattgaggtacataggccagcaacttaaaatttaatggttttccgggtttttctgtgttatttggcaatttagcttttttgattaaccttcttattgtgtgtttaggaaaatcattatttcttaacaatgtgactatttctttctttatttccttgtggtacacttcgtctgaggtaagtagcattttccgtatacagcccaatgctgtatttacaatcatggatttgggatgcttagaattaaaatttataattcgtcctgaagctatttcttttttataccacttaagttttagtcgattgcctcgtctgtttatttcagagtctaaataagctaattttccgttattttaagttaagaaataatgattttcctaaacacacaataagaaggttaatcaaaaaagctaaattgccaaataacacagaaaaacccggaaaaccattaaattttaagtcgctggcctatgtacctcaattatcagaacgtttggttaaatctgattgttacaacaaggataacacaaaaatagcacataagccgtacaatactttaaaacaatttttcaataaaacgaagtcaaccataccaaatatggacaaaagcaacgttgtgtataaaattccctgtaaaggcaaggttgaggaagcttgcaatagtatttatgtcggtacaactaagtccaaactaaaaacaagactatcacaacataaatccgatctaaaacaatgccatcaacaaaataaccagaaaacagcacttatggcacactgtacagctagtgggcacatacctaactttgacgagaccaaaatactgcaacaagaacaacactacagtaaacgattcactcttgaaatgttacacattatcaacgtaccgactaacacacgactcaactttaagagcgacgtggacaattccgcgcatatatacaaacatttgcTTAGAGGAAgtcagtaccatactccacgtcgcacagggcagacgtgctaagaaacgtatgtgcaaatgtaaaatgataaaattttttgtgataatttgttaattgtttatttactattatttttggttttattagttttgtaaccctgatgacgattgccgcagagcagtcgaaatatattggttgagaaaaaagaaaaaatcatcaacggtgttttattttaaaacacagacctcgagccagcttaataagatagttatttgaagaataaggtcgccaacaaatacaatttacatagacggaaggcacgccgtgagCATAAATCAGCAAACATGGGATATGCTAATATTAAAAACTACAATGAAAACGCTAAATCAACAATCAACAAATTGCAGCTAATGTCAAAGAAATtggtaaaagttaaatcaagtttAAAGTTCCTTATGAAATGTAGAAAGTCAAAAATTATCCCTAAGTTTATAAGTAATTCAACTAAATGTAAGCAATTATTTGTATCTGACTCGGACAAAAACACGGACATAGAAAAATTAGTACACAGACATACGCAGTTTTAcctaatgaaaattttaagcctgctgataaaacaaaaacacaatataTTACAACGATTAAACCAGCGAATAGATCAAGTAACACAAAAACTTAGAGAAGAATTGGGTGAGAAAGAATTTATTGAGCTAATGGAAAGGGAGAGTAATGTcgcgaacaaaacaacaacaacactaaaaaaGCGCCAAgagttaaaatttaataaaatgcgaGCAAAGCGAAACGAAATACTTActaataacaaaaaacatgaagagtggtttataaataaaacgaaattagaATTTCCACAAGATATAAAAGCATTGTTGGCGAAGGGGCCGAAGTTCGGACTACCGGTCGATAATAAGAGCTTCCCGCTGTTTCAATACATAGCGGATGGAGAGGATTTGTTACAAACTATAAAGAATAAAGATCAGCAAGAGGAGGCACGCACAAAACTCTCGCTGATGATAAAAagtcacacaacaacaaacaagacaAGTGCAATAGACAGTGCAATTGCAGATACAGTGGAGCAAACAaagaaatttcttaaacaaaatagtaacatatgaattttaacttcagacaaaggtaataaaacggtagcaatggaagtcgacgattacaataagaaaatggaagaaattttaatggatttaactACATATAGGGTTCAAAGACAGGACCCAACATCACGATTGCAGAATAAGAACAACTGCCTAGTagataagctttttaaaatggatttAATCACGAAGTCTGAGAGAAATAgacttacaacaacaactgcgcttCCACCCAGAATCTATGGCCTCCCTAAGATCCATAAGGAAGGCACTCCATTAAGGCCAATTTGTTCAGCGATTGGATCACCCTCATATGGtttgtgcaaatatattgctgaaatattaaaaaacataacgtcaaattctacatataacatcaaaaacacGCTCGAGTTTAAAGAAAGGATAAATAACACTTATATATTTGACGACGaaaaacttatttcgttcgaCGTGTTATCACTTTTTCCGAGTATACCAATACAGCTGGTACTCGATACAATACAAGAAAAGTGGGTAATGATTAAAGAGTTCACAAAGATACCCAAACAGCTGTTTATGGAAATAACAACATTCTGTATAAAAGAGAgtagatattttaagtttaagaaTACCATATACAcgcaattgaaaggaatgccgatgggagcgCCCACATCCCCAATCATAGCGGATATAATAATGGAGAAACTTTTGGATAGTAGTATGGAAAAATTGCGGTATAAACCTAGGATACTTTcgaaatacgtcgatgacctctttgccatagtacgtgaaaacgagatacaaaatacacttgacacactcaacaattttgacaagaatataaaatttactgtagaagtagaaaataacggaaaattagcttatttagactctgaaataaacagacgaggcaatcgactaaaacttaagtggtataaaaaagaaatagcttcaggacgaattataaattttaattctaagcatcccaaatccatgattgtaaatacagcattgggctgtatacggaaaatgctacttacctcagacgaagtgtacaacaaggaaataaagaaagaaatagtcacattgttaagaaataatgattttcctaaacacacaataagaaggttaatcaaaaaagctaaattgccaaataacacagaaaaacccggaaaaccattaaattttaagtcgctggcctatgtacctcaattatcagaacgtttggttaaatctgattgttacaacaaggataacacaaaaatagcacataagccgtacaatactttaaaacaatttttcaataaaacgaagtcaaccataccaaatatggacaaaagcaacgttgtgtataaaattccctgtaaaggcaaggttgaggaagcttgcaatagtatttatgtcggtacaactaagtccaaactaaaaacaagactatcacaacataaatccgatctaaaacaatgccatcaacaaaataaccagaaaacagcacttatggcacactgtacagctagtgggcacatacctaactttgacgagaccaaaatactgcaacaagaacaacactacagtaaacgattcactcttgaaatgttacacattatcaacgtaccgactaacacacgactcaactttaagagcgacgtggacaattccgcgcatatatacaaacatttgcTTAGAGGAAgtcagtaccatactccacgtcgcacagggcagacgtgctaagaaacgtatgtgcaaatgtaaaatgataaaatttttgtgataatttgttaattgtttatttactattatttttgttttattagttttgtaaccctgatgacgattgccgcagagcagtcgaaatatattggttgagaaaaaagaaaaaatcatcaacggtgttttattttaaaacacagacctcgagccagcttaataagatagttatttgaagaataaggtcgccaacaaatacaatttaaatggtataaaatgaaaaaaaattaaataaacataaaaaaaaaatttaaaagaaaacaattttattaatcagaatttgttttgagtttgaattttcgagtagcagaagttaatttaaattaaagtaaaaatccgaattaaattaatgaagttttcttttctgaaaatggTGTAGCCCTGTTGGTTTTTCCCAGCTCTCTTGTGAGTTTGTTtgttcttttaaaaaaatattttccaccgaATAAGAAAAGGGGTCCATTAACTACGAAGAAGAGCCATTTTGCATCGCGGCAGATGGCTAgatcaaaagttagaatttatgagggcaacatgagggcaacatttttttacagaaaagaaaacgctataaaattaACTTGAAATTAGTTAAAAGGAGAAAGcttaattgatttgaaaaaaaaaaaaaaatgtttaagttgaaATGAGATTAGTAGGTGAAAACAGAAAGGAAGAACTTTTTCTTTGGTTTGCTTTattgcatgcatatatgtatgtatgtccatacTTACTGCATTATGTGCCAATTGGGATTGGGAAGGTAGGGTATGGCTGGGCATACATACATAGGTGCAGGAAGCAATGAAGGAGACAACGAGACTTATGATATTCAGCCtgtagaaaaattttcgttttttttgtttcttgtttcttTTATAGATTTTGTGGCAGGACCTAGGAAGGGGCTAAGGCACGTACTTACccgcattttaaacattttttaaagggagtgattggAAAGTTTGGAACACATATGTTCCAACGACATATGTAGCGCACTGGATTGCCGGGGAATGTCATAGAGAGCAGGGAAAGAGAGAGAacgagagaaagagagagaaactTCCAGGCTAGAGAGTGATCGTGGCCTGCAAGCGGCATTAACTGAGCGAAAGCCAGCGCCCACGCCAACGCCAACTTTCAACAGAGGAAGCCTGCAAATGTCAGCAGCAGCGACAGCATCACCACCGACAACGCGACAGCAGCACCAGCGACGACGTCACCACCAATACAATCGAGCCCAAAGGGGGCAAATGAATGTTAATAGGAaccattgtttttttattttttgataattttgtatttatacacttgtttgcaTGCGTTCTATAATATCTCGTATAGAAgtctttttatataaatttttttttggatttctttATTGCTAGTTTTATAGGTTAAAATTACTTTGTTACTTTGCCTTCTTgcatttacgttttttttttttgtagtttttatgccAACCCTTTCTTGTCGTGCTAGTGTTGgctttggagattttttttttggttcgatAACACATGCACACGCGGTCGGGTTagcttcttttaaattttctttcttttttttttatttttgttagcgTTTAGTAATCATTAATTAAATTCACTTCTACTTTTATTTGGTTCCTGACCGAACTAATTTCTGTTTATTTTGCACCGCTTATTCTGGCCCACTCGACGCCCGCTATCGCGAGTGAGTGAGCGCGATAATAATAGTAAGAAATCATTGAAACTAGTTTAGGTGGTAAATGGTTTCTATGTACACATAGGgaagaacatatgtatgtaaaattcttTTCCTCACAGGTCCCCCAGAGTTTGCAGGCGCCttcaatgctgatgtgctgatcAGGTGAGTGAAGAAAAGATCATGCCTGTTTTTTTTCGGTcacacgtatatacatacatatgtaacaagAAATCTCTTTGCTGTGTGCATGCCAAgtgccttagcctaggtcagggattTTTTGCTTTTCACACACAGTAAATTTTTGATGCACAGATTTTTTTCTGTTGTGTTTTGGGGTAATAGTATTTAAAGATACAAAGGGTATCTTATATATGGTTAAACCAAGTAATTGGCCGACACCACCTGCATTAGGGTGTACttaaattacttttcaaattttcttattttttttttgtaacaattattttttttgtttcaatttaatCGTGTTTTTATATACCATATTTTTTGGATTAGGATACGTCTAACGTTGAATTGATAAGTTAgtccaaattttaaattaaattacattttttaaataagaaaattaagtttatttcgAATTACATTTTTTTGATTGAAGAAGGACATTTTTAGGCAGTAGATTTATGCAaagtattttttgtttctttttataatgaataaaaatatgtttataaCGTTTGGTAACTTAAAGGgttgaacattttatttttaataatgaaGGGCTAAATCCATATTCTTTGGTGCGGGTGTTGTCCTTTGGTTGAAGGGGGAAGTGGGAGGTGATGATCCGATAGACCTTAGAGAGGCGGACTTGAGTCAGGCATTGGGGGCgtcgtaaaattagaggagtccGCACGGCGCCCATAGATTCACGTAAGATAAGCGAAGAGGGTGCGTAGACTCCTCCTGACTCTGGACGGGCCAtctttccttttttcttccatttcctactttccctctatttatgtattcttctctaggcatgaaccacttTTTTGTTTAGATAACTGCGGGTGGGGCAGGTGTGAAAAACCCCACCCCgttcgacgagctagcagggacTTGCAACCATGCCACGTGCCACCTCCGTCTTACCATTAAAAGTCAGTATCGCAACATACCATATTGACTTGGCAACTTCCTCCACAGTCTCTCCTCTAGACACCAAATCTGCTGGGTTGCAATGTGTTGGGACATGTTTCCAATAAGCGCCTTTCGTTAAATCTTGAATTTCCGTAACCCGGTTTCCTACAAAGGTCGAAAGTGTTGCCGAATGCAATTTTAGCCAATGTAATGTGATTTGGGAATCTGTCCAAATAAATATCGTGAAAGATGTATTAATAATGATTggtttaattttttctataagaCGAGCAAGAAGAAGATCTCCACAAAGTTCTAATTTAGGTAAAGTTTGTTTTTTGATGTTTGCAACTCTGGACCTTGCGGTGAGCAAGTTGACGATAGTAGTTCCACACATTTTGGTAACACGGGCATATATTGCACAACCATATGCACGAGTCGAAGCATCACAGAATCCAGGTAACTCAAGGGACACCATGTCGTCTGATAAACAGTACATATTCACCTTAGTTGATGAAAGTGAAGATAAACACTCTAAGAAGTTTTTCCAAGCGCTTGCAATGTTCTGTGGCACCGATTCATCCCAACCCAACTTCAGCAACCATAATTCTTgcagtaaaatttttgatgtAATAACCACAGGAGCGAAAAGATCAAGTTGGTCGAAAAGCGGCGATGCTACAGAAAGATTTGAATGTTTTGTAAATTTACGTGTTGATCCGAGTTTTGCatcgaaagaaaaaataaaacaatcaaGATTTTGATTCTACTGTAGGCCCAGTGTGCTTGTAATAGATGCGTCTGTGTTCATATCCTTTGCAGATTTGTCTTCTTTGAATTTATAATAGAGTGCCACTTCGATAATTCAAATTTTCCTAATTTTAACAACTGAGTTACCTCCTGTTTTATTCTAGAGAGTTCGACCAGAGTATCAGCACAACACAATAAGTCATCTACGTAACATGATTCCTTCACGATTTTTGCTCCAATTGGAAATTGTTCTGAATGCTGCTCAGCTAGATATATTAAACTCCGTATAGCCAAATATGGAGGGGATGCCATTCCATACGTTACGGTATTAAGTTTATATGTGTTAATATATTCAGTCGGCGAATTCCTCCATAGGTTATACTGGAACTTTCGATCGTCTTCGTGCATCAGCACTTGTCTATACATCTTAACAACTTCAGCTGTGAGTGCAAGCCTAAATATACGGAAACGAAGAAGGAGAGTAGACAGTTCATATTGAATTGTAGGGCCAACCATTTGAATATCGTTTAATGATTTTTGGGTTGTTGTTTCACAAGAGGAATCAAATACGACTCGaagctttgttgttgtacttgttGGCTTTAACACACTGTGATGTGGGATGTAATAATGTGATTCGCTCAGGTTCGTTCATGAATTCCACATATTGTTTCCTCAATTTTGATGATCCCTCTAATCGACACTCTTGTGCATTAAATCGTTTCAATGTCGTTGTGTGATCTGAATCTCCCAAACAACCTGGATTATCTTTGAAAGGTAGTTAACTGGGATGGGTACTATAACACTCACCTGTTTTCCAGGTTCTCTTGCTTTGAAAgcggtgatggcgatgatgtggtggtgaTGGCGGTGTTGCGATGCGGGTTCGACGACAGCTGATTCTGCGTTGATCTCTTGTGGAGGAGTGTGGGTGTCCAATAAATTACTTCCTCCTCGTCGCAATAACATTGAAACCTCAGATGTTTGTCAGCTAATGGGCAATTAGTTTCGAAAGCACCAACAACTGAATATACCTTTTATTTCAGTTGGGGCACAGCAAGTGAATAATGTACGATTGGCCTTTTTAAAATCACCAGCAACTTAATAACCTGACTTCCTTTCTCACGCGTTGACGAATTTATAGAAAAGCGATGCAAACTCAGGTTGCGAATAAGGCAATAACGAGAATATGGATTAATTTGGTTTCATATATTTCACAAAATAACTTTTATCATAAAATTGGTGTTTATGCACAAATTAGTGGCAAGATTCTCACGAAAAAATAATCACAATCACAATTTCTTAAATGATataaaggtggtggttttctgacagatggcgatcatgtcAGATCGCTACCCTGCAACTGAGGCGAATTGAatttggtggatttgcgcggtggaggctgccacacgtccataaGGAGGGAAATTTAAAGCTAAACACGATacattgattttggggataattcaatataaaataattcaataTATATAATTCAATGATTCAAGATAAGTTGTAagtaaattcatagatatacgtataaaaaaggtggagatgggacgggtgacagcctgtACCGTGTAAACATCCTGGCCCTCCTAgacgtactaagcgcctaaagtGTGTTGCAGCTCGGTCAAAGCCCTAACTGTTTCCTTAATGAGGGCTTTCCCAACTTTGGGTTTGTACGTTGAGGTTCGCAGGCCGGTGGCGGTGCATCTTAGAGTGCGATTGGGCACGGTCGGTGCGCGTTGGTTGCGGCGAACGCTGGATGTTCGTGCAGCGGGTGGTGGTTGTGGTGGCTGTACGTTCCCACTGCTGCGATGGCGTGGCCTGTGGCGGCGCGATGAATGGCGTTGGCGCCCCGGCTGTGATGCTGCATGCTGGGATTGGCGACGCTCCGTGTCCCGATGCAAGAGGGTGTGATGGCGCCCACAAAGATGGCAGCGCTCTAAAGAGGTGCATCCGCTAGTGGCATGCGATAGGGCCAAGCAGTTCGTGCAGCAGTGGTGGGCCCAGGCGATAATGGCGCGTTGTGGCGGTTGCATGGCCGTAAAGAGAGGGCATGTGGATAACGCATGGTGTCGCATGCACAGACGGCACTGGCGGTAGTCGGGCAGAACTTCCCGAGTTCGTGGACGTGCTGTTGGCGTTGTCACCTGAGATGCCAAAGAGCGACACGGTGCAGGAACTGGAGGTGCtggcgatccatctgaggaagataggataaagACATTTTAGTCACTCATGATGTTGTGAGTAGAGTGTTGGTAGGGGTTAAGACTATTTGTGTAGATTTTGCGATAGCATAGGGGGTTGGACTGTATTATGTTCTGGGGATGCTACCGAGCCTTGAGGGCACGAGTCAGGCTCAGAGGTCGGtagaaaacacaattttgtgatcgGCCTTGTGTGTGCGCCATTGTGGGTGCATACGTCGACTACTcgaatatggccgtctcttcctagatgggtgtcgtccacgcgtcctaggcgccattcggtaggcgGTAGGTTGTCTTATTTGGTGACTATGAGGTCGCACCTTCGAGGCGGAGGTTGAGTTGTCTTCCATCCGTATCGCTTGTGCAGCTCCATGAGATAATcgttcttccagcgtttgctgaactgctgatgtaaaactttcaaccgttcccaacggttaatcatagacaggtgttcatagttcggttcggggatggaGAGCAGGGGCGCGCCTCGTAGAAAATAACCCGGTGTGAGGGCCGTGAGACCGCTTGGGTCTTGAGACAGTTGGGAGATGGGGCGAGAGTTCAAGACAGCCTCTATTCGTATCAATAAGGTAGAAAATTCTTCAAAAGTGAAGCTGTGAGTTTCGGcgactttttaaaatgggttttaaagcttttgacagcgaattcccataatccgcccatgtgaggggCCCCGGGTGGTATAACCTTCCATTTAATTCCTTGTGGGGCGTACTTCTGTACGATATCGGATGAGACTTCTTTGAGAAACTCTTTCCATGGCCCGCTTAGCTCCTACGAAGGTGATGCCGTTTTCGCTCATCATTTTGCTGGGATATCCTCGGCGTCCTCCGAAATGGGCGAAGGCTGCTTAGAATGCTTGGGTGGTGAGGTCGGAACATAATTCCAAGTGGACGGGTTTGGTGGCGAAGCAGATAAAAACGGCAACATAGCCCTTCATCATCGTGGGAGACCGGAGCATAGAAGATTTTCTTTGAAATGAGCCGGCGATGTCTACAACAGTGGTAGTGAAGGGCGGCGCGAAGATatatcgttcggggggtaaagctgctaTTGTTTGGAAGTGCGTTTGTTGCTTATGAATGGTGCatgctttacattggaaaatgcaCTTTTTTATTAGGGGTTTAAGCCGGGCTATGAGGAACTCTTGTCTTACAGATTGTTGCATGAGGCGGACGTCTGCATGGAGGAAGGTCTCGTGTAGAAACATTATATAGAGGGTAGTAAATCGAGTCTTTTCGGGGATAATGATGGGATGGCACTCATTGTAgatcatgtcggcgtttactaatcgtccgttggcacggagaatccagtttgtatccaggaaggggtcaagtaccAACAGGGAACTACGCTTCCCTAGCGTTTCGAGTCCTCTAGGCAGGCTCGTTCTTGACCGAAGTATCGGGTTTGGACCGCGATGATCAGACGGCGTTTCGCTCGTTTGAGTTCGGCATAGATAACGAGAAGGTGACAGGATTATGGATGCCGTTTACTGCATCCTTCGCCCGAAGTATGAACCTCAGAACGTATGCAATGAGCTCGAGGGTAAGGGGAAACCCGATCTAGGATATCGTCGGTCTGCTCAGCGGCATGCAGTGCTTcaactcggcgaagttcgggggggtACAatgtttctggccgttggtgttggccggCCCTCGgagggtcgggaaagccactctggaccattccaccatagcgatgagttagcgagatcgGCGGGTTTACATCCTCTCTGAGATCCGCGGGGATGTCTTTGCTTCGCACGTgccgccaagggacatttcctacgagatctataatctgcgctgttcggttagagacgtatgttttccacgagtggggtggcttttccagccagtcTAGGACGATTTCCGAATCGGAcaacatgattaatttttttgacttaggccgagatggggttggactactgcgattaattttgctaataggagcgctccgcatagctccaggcgtggcagactaatagttttgagaggagccactttgcctttaGACACCATAAGGTGAGAGTGGgcctgagtaccgacggtacttcttaggtaaaGAGTTGCGCAATAAGCTTTTTCTGAGGCGTTGCAGAATCCATGGAGCTCAACATATTGATCGGGCgcaaaattcatccatcggggtatttggatggctgagatagagggaagattttgagagaactgcaCCCATTTGACTAGTCGGATGGGTTTAAGCTCCTCGTCCCACTCGGTCCCGTCTAGCCACAATTCTTGCATCAATATTTTGGCCTGTATCATGATTGGCGTTAGCCGCCCTGCGGAatcgaaaagttttgctatggaggagagaatttgccgcttcgtggctgcagtggatgccggatttgagtcgacggtatacgagaatgtatccgttagggcgttccactggatgcccagggtcttggcggtgctagtctttttgAACTCGATAAAGTTGGTTTCAAGCAAATCCGTTTTCGGTATTTCTTGGAGGATGTCGGGATGGTTTGCAGTGATCTTTTTAGGAGGAAGGCGgttgaattgagagcgtctatagtctctgttagggattgcttgactgattggagatcatgactgccagataaaatatcgtcaacatacgtctcggacttTAGTagtggggctgcgcgtggatgggaatcggctatatctttcggcagctcgtgtagagtgcgaacagccaggaaaggcgcgcagttaaccccgaaggtgaccgtttttagctcgtagtcctttattggaatgtgttcgggggttcggaatattgtccgttggtagtctcggtcatcggggtgtaagagaatttggcggtacattttctctacatcgccattaaacacatatttatatgttcgtcatttcaacaacataaatcggagatcgggttggagggttggtccggtacataaaacatcgttaagggagtgaccggaacccgactttttagaggcgttga
This genomic interval carries:
- the LOC137235403 gene encoding uncharacterized protein, whose protein sequence is MEVDDYNKKMEEILMDLTTYRVQRQDPTSRLQNKNNCLVDKLFKMDLITKSERNRLTTTTALPPRIYGLPKIHKEGTPLRPICSAIGSPSYGLCKYIAEILKNITSNSTYNIKNTLEFKERINNTYIFDDEKLISFDVLSLFPSIPIQLVLDTIQEKWVMIKEFTKIPKQLFMEITTFCIKESRYFKFKNTIYTQLKGMPMGAPTSPIIADIIMEKLLDSSMEKLRYKPRILSKYVDDLFAIVRENEIQNTLDTLNNFDKNIKFTVEVENNGKLAYLDSEINRRGNRLKLKWYKKEIASGRIINFNSKHPKSMIVNTALGCIRKMLLTSDEVYNKEIKKEIVTLLRNNDFPKHTIRRLIKKAKLPNNTEKPGKPLNFKSLAYVPQLSERLVKSDCYNKDNTKIAHKPYNTLKQFFNKTKSTIPNMDKSNVVYKIPCKGKVEEACNSIYVGTTKSKLKTRLSQHKSDLKQCHQQNNQKTALMAHCTASGHIPNFDETKILQQEQHYSKRFTLEMLHIINVPTNTRLNFKSDVDNSAHIYKHLLRGSQYHTPRRTGQTC